TGTTCGACGAGATCACGCGCCTGCTCAACCACCTGATGTCGCTGGGCTCGCACGCGCTCGACGTGGGCGCCATGGCCGTGTTCCTGTATGCCTTCCGCGAACGCGAAGACCTGATGGACTGCTACGAAGCCGTCTCGGGCGCGCGAATGCACGCGGCCTACTACCGGCCGGGCGGCGTCTACCGCGACCTGCCCGACGCCATGCCGCAGTACGGCGAAAGCAGCAAGTACCGCGGCGAGAAAGACATGCGCATCATGAACGACGCGCGTTCGGGTTCGCTGCTCGATTTCATCGAAGATTTCACCAACCGGTTCCCGGCCTGCATCGACGAATACGAAACCCTGCTCACCGACAACCGCATCTGGAAGCAGCGCCTGGTCGGCATCGGCGTGGTCGACCCCGAACGCGCCAAGGCGCTGGGCTTCACCGGCCCCATGCTGCGCGGTTCCGGCGTGGCCTGGGACCTGCGCAAGATGCAGCCCTACGAAGTCTACGATCTGGTCGAATTCGACGTGCCCGTCGGCGTCAACGGCGACTGCTACGACCGCTACCTGGTGCGCATCGCCGAAATGCGCGAAAGCAACCGCATCATCCGCCAGTGCGTCGAATGGCTGCGCAACAACCCGGGTCCGGTCATGATCGAGAACCACAAGGTTGCGCCGCCCAGCCGCACCGGCATGAAAACCAACATGGAAGACCTGATCCACCATTTCAAGCTCTTCACTGAAGGTTTCCACGTGCCGCCGGGCGAAGCTTTCGCCTCGGTCGAACACCCGAAAGGCGAATTCGGCATCTACCTGGTGTCCGACGGCGCCAACAAGCCTTACCGCCTGAAGATTCGGGCGCCGGGCTTTGCCCACCTGCAATCGCTCGATGAAATGGCGCGCGGCCACATGATCGCCGACGCCGTCACCATCATCGGCACACAGGACATCGTTTTCGGCGAAATCGACCGCTGACCACCAGCCCGAACGCCCCGCATAACCCGGATTCAAACTATGCTGCTTTCCGAACAGGCCTACCAGAAAATCGATCGGGAACTCGCCAAGTTCCCGGCCGACCAGCGGCAGTCGGCCATCATGGCTTCGCTTGCCATCGCGCAAGAAGAAAAAGGCTGGCTGTCCCCCGAAGTCCTTGAAGACGTGGCCAACTACATCGGCGTGCCGCCCATCGCGGTGCAGGAAGTCGCCACGTTCTACAACATGTTCGATATCAAGCCGGTCGGCAAGCACAAGATCGCGGTTTGCACGAACCTGCCCTGTGCCTTGCGCGACGGCGAAAAAGCCGGCGACTTCCTCAAGCGCAAGCTCGGCGTCGACTATCGCGAAACCACGCCCGACGGCCTGTTCACGCTGGTCGAGGGCGAATGCATGGGCGCCTGCGGCGATTCCCCCGTGCTCATCGTCAACAACAAGCATATGTGCGTGCGCATGACCGAAGAAAAAATCGATGCGCTGGTTCAGGGCCTGAAGGCCCAGGGAGAGTCGGCATGAACGCGCCCGACCTGTACAAGACCCTGGCGCAGGGGCTCGATCCCAACCCCCTGAACGACCTGTCCAATTCCATGTGCCTGCACGGCCGGCACATCGGGCCGCAGATCCTGGCCGACCTCGACGGCAGCAACTGGCACCTGCAAGACTACGTGCAGCGCGGCGGCTACGAGGCCTTGCGCAAGATCCTGTCGTCCGGCATGAAGCCCGAAGACGTCATCGCCGAAGTCAAGGCCTCGGGCCTGCGCGGCCGCGGCGGCGCGGGCTTTCCCACCGGCCTGAAGTGGAGCTTCATGCCGCGCGCCTTCCCGGGCCAGAAGTACCTGGTGTGCAATTCCGACGAAGGCGAGCCCGGCACCTTCAAAGACCGCGACATCCTGCGCTTCAACCCGCACATCGTGATCGAAGGCATGGCCATCGCCGCCTACGCCATGGGCATCAGCGTCGGCTACAACTACATCCACGGCGAAATCTTCGAAGTGTACGAACGCTTCGAAGAAGCCCTGGAAGAAGCTCGCGCCGCCGGCTTCCTGGGCGACAAGATCCTGGGTTCCGAGTTCAGCTTCCAGCTGCATGCCTTCCACGGCTACGGCGCGTACATCTGCGGCGAGGAAACCGCGCTGCTCGAATCGCTGGAAGGCAAGAAGGGCCAGCCGCGCTTCAAGCCGCCGTTTCCCGCCAGCTTCGGCCTGTACGGCAAGCCCACCACCATCAACAACACCGAAACCTTCGCGGCGGTGCCCTGGATCATCCGCAACGGCGGCCAGGCCTATCTCGAAGTCGGCAAGCCCAACAACGGCGGCACCAAGGTGTTCTCGATCACGGGCGACGTCGAACGTCCGGGCAACTACGAAATCCCGCTGGGCACGCCGTTCGCCAAGCTGCTCGAGCTGGCCGGCGGCATGCGCGGCGGCAAGAAGCTCAAGGCCGTCATTCCGGGCGGCTCCAGCGCTCCGGTGCTGCCGGCCGACATCATGATGGACACCACCATGGACTACGACGCCATCGCCAAGGCGGGCTCCATGCTGGGGTCGGGCGCGGTCATCGTCATGGACGAAACCCGCTGCATGGTGAAGTCGCTGCTGCGGCTGTCGTATTTCTATTTCGAAGAAAGCTGCGGCCAGTGCACACCGTGCCGTGAAGGCACCGGCTGGCTCTACCGCATGGTCCATCGCATCGAACACGGCCAGGGTCGCCAGGAAGACCTCGACCTGCTCGACAGCGTGGCCGGCAACATCATGGGCCGCACGATCTGCGCCCTGGGCGATGCCGCCGCCATGCCGGTGCGCGGCTTCCTCAAGCACTATCGCGACGAATTCGCGCACCACATCGAACACAAGTCGTGTGTGGTCCCGCAATATCTGTAGGTCTCAGGAACAGCAATGGTTGAACTAACCGTCGACGGCAATCAGGTCGAAGTCCCCGAGGGCAGCATGGTGATGCATGCGGCCCAGAAGCTCGGCCTGTATGTGCCGCATTTCTGCTACCACAAGAAACTGTCCATCGCGGCCAACTGCCGCATGTGCCTGGTTGAAGTGGAAAAGGCGCCCAAGGCGCTGCCCGCCTGCGCCACGCCTGCCACCAATGGCATGGTGGTGCACACCTGCTCTGAAAAAGCCAAGGCCGCCCAGAAGTCGGTCATGGAATTCCTGCTGATCAACCACCCGCTCGATTGCCCCATCTGCGATCAGGGCGGCGAGTGCCAGCTGCAGGATCTGGCGGTGGGCTACGGCGGCTCGACTTCGCGCTATCGCGAAGAAAAGCGCGTGGTCTTCCACAAAGACCTCGGCCCGCTGGTGTCGGCCGAAGAAATGGCCCGCTGCATCCATTGCACGCGCTGCGTGCGCTTCGGCCAGGAAATCGGCGGCCTGATGGAACTGGGCATGCTGGGCCGCGGCGAGCATTCCGAGATCACCTCGTTCGTGGGCCGCTCGGTCGAGTCCGAACTGTCGGGCAACATGATCGACCTCTGTCCCGTGGGCGCGCTGACCTCCAAGCCGTTCCGCTACACGGCCCGCACCTGGGAACTGGCGCGCCGCCGCGCGGTCAGTCCGCACGACAGCCTGGGCGCCAACCTGGTCATCCAGGTCAAGGGCGACCGCGTCATGCGGGTGGTGCCGTTCGAAGACGAAGCGCTCAACGAGTGCTGGATCAGCGACCGCGACCGCTTCTCGTACGAAGGCCTCAACAGCGAAGACCGCCTGGCCGCGCCCATGATCAAGGGCGCCGACGGCCAATGGCAGGAAGCCTCGTGGGCCGACGCGCTGCAGGCCGTGGCGCAAGGCCTGTCGCGGGTGCGCGACAGCCATGGCGGCGGCCAGATCGGCGCCCTGGCGGCCGAATACGCCACCACCGAAGAATTCGCGCTGCTGGGCCGCCTGGTGCGCGCCCTGGGCTCCGAGAACATCGATTTCCGTCTGCGCCAAACCGATCCCGGCTTCGACGCGGCCCTGTCCGGCGCCCCCTGGCTGGGCATGCCGGTGGCCGATCTCGACGCGCTCGATCGCGTGCTGGTGGTGGGCTCGTTCCTGCGCAAAGACCATCCCCTGATGGCGCAGCGCCTGCGCCAGGCCGCCAAGCGCGGCACGCAGGTCCTGCTGGTCGACAGCGCGGCCGACGACCCCCTCATGCCGGTCGCTGCGCGCATCACCGTGGCGCCGTCCGGCCTGCCTCAGGCGCTGGCCCAGGTGGCCGTGGCGCTGGCCCAGGCCAAAGAACAGCCGGTGCCGGCCGAATTCGCCGGCGTCACGCCCGATGAAAACGCCAAGCTGGTTGCCGCCAGCCTGGCTTCGGGCTCGAACGTCGCCGTGCTGATGGGCAACATGGCCGTGGCCGCGCCGCAGGCCTCGCTGCTGGCCGCCAATGCGCGCAGCGTGGCCGACCTGGCCGGCGCGCGCTTCGGCTTCCTGACGTCGGGCGGCAATACGGTGGGCGGCTACCTGGCCGGCGCCGTGCCGGGGCAGGGCGGCAAAACCGCCGCCGCCATGCTGGCCGAGCCGCTCAAGGCCTACATCGTGCTGCACGCCGAGCCGTCCCTGGATGCCGACAACGGCCCGCAGGCCGTGGCCGCGCTGCGCGGCGCCGAGTTCGCCGTCGCCCTGACCCCGTACGCATCGGCCGCGCAAGACTGGGCCGACGTCATGCTGCCGGTTGCCCCGTTCACCGAAACCTCGGGCACCTTCGTCAATGCGCAGGGCCTGCCGCAGAGCTTCAAGGGCACGGTGGCGCCGCTGGGCCAGACCCGTCCGGGCTGGAAGGTGCTGCGCGTGCTGGGCAATGTGCTGCAGCTGCAGGGCTTCGAAGACGAAACTTCCGAATCGGTGCGCGATACCGCCCTGGCGGGCGGCGTCGAAAGCCGTCTGTCCAACGACATCAAGGCCGCGCGCGGGCTGGGGCAAGCCGCGGCGGGCCTCGAGCGCGTCGCCGACGTGCCCATCTACCGCAGCGATGCCATGGTGCGCCGCTCCGGGCCGTTGCAGGATGCGCCCGCCTCGCAGGCGCCCACCGCGCGCATGAACGGCGCCACGCTGGCCGGCCTGGGGCTGGCTGCCGGGGTCCGGGTGCGCGTTACCGGCCCGGCCGGCTCGGCCGAGCTCGAAACCGTGCAAGACGACGCCGTGGCCGACCGCGCGGTGCGCATTTCGGCGGCATTCGAGCAAACCGCCGCCCTGGGCGGCGCCTTCGGTGAAATCAGCGTGGAGCGTGCCTGACATGGAATGGCTCGATATTCTTGAAAGCCACGGTCAGGCCCTGCTGGGCCCGACGGTCTGGCTGGTGCTCTGGACGCTCGTCAAGATCGTCGTCATCGCGGTTCCCATCATCCTGTGCGTGGCCTATCTCACGTACTGGGAACGCAAGATGATCGGCTGGATGCACGTGCGCCTGGGCCCGACCCGCGTCGGCTTCCGCGGCCTGCTGCAGCCGTTCGCCGACGTGTTCAAGCTGCTCACCAAAGAAGTCGTGGTGCCCACGCAGGCCAACAAGGTGCTGTTCGTGGTGGCGCCGGTGGTCACCCTGATGCCGGCGCTGGCGGCCTGGGCGGTGGTGCCGTTCGGCCCCGAAGTCGTGCTGGCCAACGTCAATGCCGGCCTGCTGTACGTCATGGCCATCACCTCCATCGGCGTCTATGGCGTCATCGTGGCCGGCTGGGCGTCGAACTCCAAGTACGCGTTCCTGGGGGCGCTGCGCGCCTCGGCGCAGATGGTGTCGTACGAACTCGCCATCGGCTTCGTGCTGGTCACGGTGCTGCTGGTGTCGGGCAGCCTGAACATGTCCGAGATCGTGCTGGGCCAGACACGCGGCTGGTTCGCCGACCACGGCCTGACGTTCCTGTCCTGGAACTGGCTGCCGCTGCTGCCGCTGTTCGTCATCTACGTGATCTCGGCCGTGGCCGAAACCAACCGCCACCCGTTCGACGTGGTGGAAGGTGAATCCGAAATCGTGGCCGGCCACATGGTCGAATACTCGGGCATGGCCTTCGCGCTGTTCTTCCTGGGCGAATACGCCAACATGATCCTGCTGTCGTGCATGGCATCCATCATGTTCCTGGGCGGCTGGACTTCGCCGATCGACATCGCGCCGCTGAACTGGATCCCGGGCTGGATCTGGCTGGGCGTCAAGACATTCTTCGTGGTCTCGCTGTTCGTGTGGTTCCGTGCGTCGTTCCCGCGCTACCGCTACGACCAGATCATGCGTTTGGGCTGGAAGATATTCATCCCGCTGACCGGCGTGTGGCTGGTCGTGGTGGCGATCTGGATGCAGACGCCCTGGAACATTTGGCGCTGACGCGCCAAGCTGAGGCAGGATATGGAAGCGATCAAAGATTTCTTCGGCAGCCTGATGCTGGCCGAACTGCTCAAGGGCATGCGCCTGACGGGCAAGTACTTCTTCAAGCGCAAGGTCACCTTGCGCTACCCGATGGAAAAAACGCCGACCTCGGCGCGCTTCCGCGGGCTGCACGCATTGCGCCGCTACCCCAACGGGGAAGAGCGCTGCATCGCCTGCAAGCTGTGCGAAGCCGTCTGCCCGGCGCTGGCCATCACCATCGAATCGGACCAGCGCGACGACGGCACCCGCCGCACCACGCGCTACGACATCGATCTCACCAAGTGCATTTTCTGCGGCTTCTGTGAAGAAAGCTGCCCCGTGGACTCCATCGTGGAAACCCATATCCACGAATACCACGGTGAAAAGCGCGGCGACCTCTACTTCACCAAAGACATGCTGCTCGCCGTGGGCGACCGCTACGAAGCCGAAATCGCCCGCCGCCGGGCCGAAGACGCGCCATACCGCTGACGCCTAAGGTCTGATCCATGACATTTACCACTGTCCTGTTCTACATATTGGCCGCCGTCCTGGTGATCGCCGCGTTCCGCGTCATCACCGCGCGCAGTCCCGTCACCGCCGTCCTGCACCTGATCCTGGCCTTCGCCAACGCCGCCATGCTCTGGATGCTGCTGGGCGCCGAATTCCTGGCCCTGCTGCTGGTGCTGGTGTACGTGGGCGCCGTTATGGTGCTGTTCCTGTTCGTGGTCATGATGCTCGACATCCGCATCGACACGCTGCGCCACGGGCTCAAGACTTATCTGCCGCTGGGCCTCATCATCGGCGCCGTGCTGGTGGTCGAGATGTCGTTCGTGCTGGGCGCCACCTGGCACGGCGCCGGCCCGCAGGCGTCCATGGCCGCCGACTACAACAACACCCGCGCGCTGGGCGAGGCCATGTACACCCAGTACGTGTACGCCGTGGAAGTCGGCGCCGCGCTGCTGCTGGTGGGCATGATCGCCGCCATCTCGCTGACGCTGCGCCGCCGCCGCGACGCCAAGTACAACGATCCGGCCGCCGCGGTGCGCGTGCGCGCCAAAGACCGCTTCCGCCTGGTCAGCATGCCGGCGCAGAGCGACCGCGCCCAGGGCCGCGTGTCCACGCCGTCCGACGACGCCCAAGGAGAAAAAGAATGACGCTGACGCTGGCCCATTACCTGGTGCTGGGCGCGATCCTGTTCGCCATCGGCATCTTCGGCATCTTCCTGAACCGCCGCAACCTGATCATCCTGCTGATGTCCATCGAGCTCGTGCTGCTGGCCGTCAACATGAACTTCGTGGCGTTCTCCAGCTGGTTCGGCGACACCGCCGGCCAGGTGTTCGTGTTTTTCATCCTGACGGTGGCGGCCGCTGAAGCCGCCATCGGGCTGGCGATTCTGGTGCTGCTGTTCCGCAACCTGAACACGATCAACGTTGACGAACTCGATCGCCTGAAGGGCTGACGGGGTATTGGAAGAAAATGTCTAGCTCACCCAACCTGTACTTGCTGATCGCGCTGGCCCCGCTGGCCGGCGCGATTCTTGCCGGGCTGTTCGGCACCGGGTTCCTGGGCCGGCCGATCGGCCGCCGCGGCTCGCACGTCATCACCATCCTGGGGGTACTGATCTCCACGGTGGGGGCGGTCATCGTGCTGGGCGATGTGCTCAATGGCCACACCTACGACGGCACCGTCTACACCTGGAGCCTCATCGGCCAGACCAAGCTGGAAATCGGTTTCCTGATCGACCCGCTGTCGGCCATGATGATGGTGGTGGTCACCTCGGTGTCGCTGATGGTGCACATCTACACCATCGGCTACATGGCCGACGACCCCGGCTACCAGCGCTTCTTCGCGTACATCTCGCTGTTCACCTTCTCGATGCTGATGCTGGTCATGTCCAACAACATGGTTCAGCTGTTCTTCGGCTGGGAAGCGGTGGGCCTGGTGTCGTACCTGCTGATCGGCTTCTGGTACACGCGCCCCACGGCCATCTTCGCCAACATGAAGGCGTTCCTGATCAACCGCGTGGGCGACTTCGGCTTCGTGCTGGGCATCGGCCTGCTGTTCGCCTACGCCGGCACCATGCACTACGCCGACGTGTTCGCCCAGGCCGACAAGCTGGCCGGCGAAACCCTGCCGGGCACCGACTGGATGCTGCTGACCGTGGCCTGCATCTGCCTGTTCATCGGCGCCATGGGCAAATCGGCCCAGGTGCCGCTGCATGCCTGGCTGCCCGATTCCATGGAAGGCCCCACGCCGATCTCGGCGCTGATCCACGCGGCCACCATGGTGACCGCGGGCATCTTCATGGTGGCGCGCTTCTCGCCGCTGTTCGAGCTGTCCGACACCGCGCTGTCGTTCGTGATCGTCATCGGCGCCATCGGCGCGCTGTTCCTGGGCATCCTGGGCATCATCCAGAACGACATCAAGCGCGTGGTGGCGTATTCCACGCTGTCGCAGCTGGGCTACATGACCGTGGCGCTGGGCGCCTCGGCCTACTCGGTGGCCATTTTCCACCTGATGACGCACGCGTTCTTCAAGGCGCTGCTGTTCCTGGGCGCGGGCTCGGTGATCATCGGCATGCACCACGACCAGGACATCCGCAACATGGGCGGGCTGCGCAAGTA
This genomic window from Bordetella petrii contains:
- a CDS encoding NADH-quinone oxidoreductase subunit D — translated: MAEIKNYTLNFGPQHPAAHGVLRLVLELDGEVIQRADPHIGLLHRATEKLAEHKTYIQALPYMDRLDYVSMMCNEHAYVMAIEKLLGIEPPLRAQYIRVMFDEITRLLNHLMSLGSHALDVGAMAVFLYAFREREDLMDCYEAVSGARMHAAYYRPGGVYRDLPDAMPQYGESSKYRGEKDMRIMNDARSGSLLDFIEDFTNRFPACIDEYETLLTDNRIWKQRLVGIGVVDPERAKALGFTGPMLRGSGVAWDLRKMQPYEVYDLVEFDVPVGVNGDCYDRYLVRIAEMRESNRIIRQCVEWLRNNPGPVMIENHKVAPPSRTGMKTNMEDLIHHFKLFTEGFHVPPGEAFASVEHPKGEFGIYLVSDGANKPYRLKIRAPGFAHLQSLDEMARGHMIADAVTIIGTQDIVFGEIDR
- the nuoE gene encoding NADH-quinone oxidoreductase subunit NuoE — its product is MLLSEQAYQKIDRELAKFPADQRQSAIMASLAIAQEEKGWLSPEVLEDVANYIGVPPIAVQEVATFYNMFDIKPVGKHKIAVCTNLPCALRDGEKAGDFLKRKLGVDYRETTPDGLFTLVEGECMGACGDSPVLIVNNKHMCVRMTEEKIDALVQGLKAQGESA
- the nuoF gene encoding NADH-quinone oxidoreductase subunit NuoF, producing the protein MNAPDLYKTLAQGLDPNPLNDLSNSMCLHGRHIGPQILADLDGSNWHLQDYVQRGGYEALRKILSSGMKPEDVIAEVKASGLRGRGGAGFPTGLKWSFMPRAFPGQKYLVCNSDEGEPGTFKDRDILRFNPHIVIEGMAIAAYAMGISVGYNYIHGEIFEVYERFEEALEEARAAGFLGDKILGSEFSFQLHAFHGYGAYICGEETALLESLEGKKGQPRFKPPFPASFGLYGKPTTINNTETFAAVPWIIRNGGQAYLEVGKPNNGGTKVFSITGDVERPGNYEIPLGTPFAKLLELAGGMRGGKKLKAVIPGGSSAPVLPADIMMDTTMDYDAIAKAGSMLGSGAVIVMDETRCMVKSLLRLSYFYFEESCGQCTPCREGTGWLYRMVHRIEHGQGRQEDLDLLDSVAGNIMGRTICALGDAAAMPVRGFLKHYRDEFAHHIEHKSCVVPQYL
- the nuoG gene encoding NADH-quinone oxidoreductase subunit NuoG, with protein sequence MVELTVDGNQVEVPEGSMVMHAAQKLGLYVPHFCYHKKLSIAANCRMCLVEVEKAPKALPACATPATNGMVVHTCSEKAKAAQKSVMEFLLINHPLDCPICDQGGECQLQDLAVGYGGSTSRYREEKRVVFHKDLGPLVSAEEMARCIHCTRCVRFGQEIGGLMELGMLGRGEHSEITSFVGRSVESELSGNMIDLCPVGALTSKPFRYTARTWELARRRAVSPHDSLGANLVIQVKGDRVMRVVPFEDEALNECWISDRDRFSYEGLNSEDRLAAPMIKGADGQWQEASWADALQAVAQGLSRVRDSHGGGQIGALAAEYATTEEFALLGRLVRALGSENIDFRLRQTDPGFDAALSGAPWLGMPVADLDALDRVLVVGSFLRKDHPLMAQRLRQAAKRGTQVLLVDSAADDPLMPVAARITVAPSGLPQALAQVAVALAQAKEQPVPAEFAGVTPDENAKLVAASLASGSNVAVLMGNMAVAAPQASLLAANARSVADLAGARFGFLTSGGNTVGGYLAGAVPGQGGKTAAAMLAEPLKAYIVLHAEPSLDADNGPQAVAALRGAEFAVALTPYASAAQDWADVMLPVAPFTETSGTFVNAQGLPQSFKGTVAPLGQTRPGWKVLRVLGNVLQLQGFEDETSESVRDTALAGGVESRLSNDIKAARGLGQAAAGLERVADVPIYRSDAMVRRSGPLQDAPASQAPTARMNGATLAGLGLAAGVRVRVTGPAGSAELETVQDDAVADRAVRISAAFEQTAALGGAFGEISVERA
- the nuoH gene encoding NADH-quinone oxidoreductase subunit NuoH, which encodes MEWLDILESHGQALLGPTVWLVLWTLVKIVVIAVPIILCVAYLTYWERKMIGWMHVRLGPTRVGFRGLLQPFADVFKLLTKEVVVPTQANKVLFVVAPVVTLMPALAAWAVVPFGPEVVLANVNAGLLYVMAITSIGVYGVIVAGWASNSKYAFLGALRASAQMVSYELAIGFVLVTVLLVSGSLNMSEIVLGQTRGWFADHGLTFLSWNWLPLLPLFVIYVISAVAETNRHPFDVVEGESEIVAGHMVEYSGMAFALFFLGEYANMILLSCMASIMFLGGWTSPIDIAPLNWIPGWIWLGVKTFFVVSLFVWFRASFPRYRYDQIMRLGWKIFIPLTGVWLVVVAIWMQTPWNIWR
- the nuoI gene encoding NADH-quinone oxidoreductase subunit NuoI, which encodes MEAIKDFFGSLMLAELLKGMRLTGKYFFKRKVTLRYPMEKTPTSARFRGLHALRRYPNGEERCIACKLCEAVCPALAITIESDQRDDGTRRTTRYDIDLTKCIFCGFCEESCPVDSIVETHIHEYHGEKRGDLYFTKDMLLAVGDRYEAEIARRRAEDAPYR
- a CDS encoding NADH-quinone oxidoreductase subunit J, which produces MTFTTVLFYILAAVLVIAAFRVITARSPVTAVLHLILAFANAAMLWMLLGAEFLALLLVLVYVGAVMVLFLFVVMMLDIRIDTLRHGLKTYLPLGLIIGAVLVVEMSFVLGATWHGAGPQASMAADYNNTRALGEAMYTQYVYAVEVGAALLLVGMIAAISLTLRRRRDAKYNDPAAAVRVRAKDRFRLVSMPAQSDRAQGRVSTPSDDAQGEKE
- the nuoK gene encoding NADH-quinone oxidoreductase subunit NuoK; this translates as MTLTLAHYLVLGAILFAIGIFGIFLNRRNLIILLMSIELVLLAVNMNFVAFSSWFGDTAGQVFVFFILTVAAAEAAIGLAILVLLFRNLNTINVDELDRLKG
- the nuoL gene encoding NADH-quinone oxidoreductase subunit L; its protein translation is MSSSPNLYLLIALAPLAGAILAGLFGTGFLGRPIGRRGSHVITILGVLISTVGAVIVLGDVLNGHTYDGTVYTWSLIGQTKLEIGFLIDPLSAMMMVVVTSVSLMVHIYTIGYMADDPGYQRFFAYISLFTFSMLMLVMSNNMVQLFFGWEAVGLVSYLLIGFWYTRPTAIFANMKAFLINRVGDFGFVLGIGLLFAYAGTMHYADVFAQADKLAGETLPGTDWMLLTVACICLFIGAMGKSAQVPLHAWLPDSMEGPTPISALIHAATMVTAGIFMVARFSPLFELSDTALSFVIVIGAIGALFLGILGIIQNDIKRVVAYSTLSQLGYMTVALGASAYSVAIFHLMTHAFFKALLFLGAGSVIIGMHHDQDIRNMGGLRKYMPITWITFLLGTLALVGTPFFSGFYSKEHIIEAAGAADVWGASFAYYATLIGVFVTSLYSFRVYFLVFHGKERFDTSGHGHGHDDHAHGSHDDHDHHGGTPHESPWVVTLPLVLLAIPSVIIGALVVDPMLFGGFFEGAIKVLPQHPAMHELAEEWHGWVAFGLHAFQTLPFWLVVAGAVISWYCYLINPKVPAAIKSGLSGVYKLLDNKYYVDWVNEQIIARGARCLGHGLWQRGDRGLIDGVLVNGSARVVGWVAAVSRHLQSGYIYHYAFAMIIGIMALITFFVLIPQ